Below is a window of Uloborus diversus isolate 005 chromosome 3, Udiv.v.3.1, whole genome shotgun sequence DNA.
CTGAATTCTGTCACCTAAAAAGGTAGGTGTTTTTAATGTACATTGCTTTGCCTGCAATTCTTTATCAATACGAAAGCCTTTGTCAGCCATGACCATGTCCTCCGGTTCGAGCTTTTGTAGCATACCGCTACGAATAAACAACTCCTTATCGGAAATGCTACCACAGTATAAATCTGAAACAAATGTAATAGCTCCAGAAGGTGATATGCCTATCATGGCTTTTAAAGTGTTGCAATTTTTATAGTTACTAAATGTAACTTGTTGCTGAGCAGGGTTGCTGGGTTGCTGGATCTTAAACTCGGTGCAGTCTACAATTACCCGGCAGTTCCGATTCTCAGCCCGAATTTGCTCAGGCATGTGTGATTGTATCAATTCTCTACTTGGCCAAATGTTAAGTAGAGAAAGCTTTTGGTATATGACAGTCACTACATGAGTAAAATATCGTGACACAGTCGTGtcagaaactttaaaaagtatgGCCAAGAACTCATTAGTGATACCAGTTCTCAACTTCACCATAAATAGGAAAAATTGTTCTGACTGCGACAATTTTGCATTTTGCACAAGATCTTCTTCaatgttcaaaaaattatacAAAGCAACAAATCTGTCCTTTGTGAATCCGGTTACAGACCTCATTTGTTCATCATTTGTAATATTGTCTGCAGCAAactttacattacattcatgttCTCTGCATTTTTCCAGTTCTTTCctcaaaaaattcaattcatCAATTATTTCCCAAAAGCCTTCGGTCTGGGTACcctttgaattattattttccctgaaaaaatataatgatacGTACATTAATACATGCATGAACATAATGCATACAagcaatgcaaaaatattgaaatttttttagaattctaTTTTATATTCATATACAAGCGTCTCTTATATTCCACATACTTCTACAACATGGTACAAAATTTGCGACTATTATAACACAGAttcaatattacacggtacaaaacttgaacTTAATACTatacggttttgatataaaacaaactttaaaagttggagttttatttttgttttatacactgttaaaaaatggaTATTGAAACGGATATGAAAAATTGCATCTGTCTCTGGCTCGAAGATTTGGTTTGTCACAcactaacttttaaaaacttccatttcctcatcagtgttctaagatcagaaagatgaaaattattttgtttccaaaatattgtaagaaaataacattaggattaaacattAGCTAAATTTGCCAAACAATAAGTAAAAAGATGTAGCCgaaacaaatatgaaataaaataaacgcaaTAATTCtatttaattctatttattttattttatattttgtttcgctGTGGCTGCTTGTGTGCATAATTGctttaatttgaggtatgtaaaagAATTAAGTTGTATTGTTTATACTACTTAAATCTAATTTTGAATCAGTATCTTCAGTACTTTGTCTTAATGGGCATTATGTCCCCCTAATAAATCTGTTATtggcattttaaaaatcaagcaggTTCTCTCAATACTAAGTGaaataatcttatttttttaatttcaaattaaaatcgaataactaaggtaaacacaccagtagtggccagtgcttcagtagtggccacttcaaggtttatgttTGAAACACCAGTACTGGTGTGTTAACCTTTCTGTATgtttattccttttaaaatatcacgattgaatttttgaaacatattgagACGGTGAGAAAGATATGTAAACATATTCATTAAACTTCGATGTTTTTCTGTCCTGCTAAAACTTTTCCcccaattttagcttttttgctaaagaacttttgaactcaGCCTAAACCCTGGAATTAACCATGTTGTACGAGGAACCCATGTATATGgaattacacacatacacagggtGTGGTAGATAAGTAATCAGACTCAGTCtagaaaaacaaatgcattgaTCCGATTTGTACAAAATGTTAATATTCTTCAAAGTAGTTGCCTTAACTTAAAGATTTTTGACCCCCCACCCTCTTGTTGTGATAATGACCCGCTGAAAAGcatagaaaattacaaaccacAAACTGATTTTATCagtaaaataaacatgaaatGATAAGTTTTCATCTGTTTTTTACAAACTAATTTCAACCGATTTGGTTCCAAatttactagagacgtaccgagtagcactttggccgagtaccgagtaatcggcctttcactactcggccgagtaccgagttctcggcctttcactacttcaccgagttaccaagtaccaatcatgttttaagaagaaccaccgacacatgtgatgaattttgataCCGAATACAAAACACCGACAACCTGGGTATGACATCCAGATACTGTAGTTTTGTCCTTTTTATGGGCTCGCTCATCCTTCTGGAATAGTCAATGATAACAGATGTCTTACTATTTTGTTGGCACTCACATTTCCAATGAGATGGCATCTGTCTGCAGACATCCACAAAATCTTAGCTTTCATCCTAATCTCACCTCTTTAGCATCAAAAAAGGCGcaccttgtaacgccgaaacacatgcTTGCActaaattttgtgcaattaaatgtTGCCATCCGTTATTTTACTTTATAACAGACCTCAATTTTAAGTACGAAATGCAATATCATACTTATACATTGCAGTTTGTACAATGGTAGCAggtatttctaaaaattagaacattagattttttagaattaataaatttttatattcttctgttttaatttttctgtagATGCATGATATTTAATCAAACACATAGCAAAAGACTGTGAACCAATGTAACACATGTGAtggtgcatttaaaaaaatataacaccAACATataaattgatgttttaaaattaaaaattgttagcATCGCAAAACTTAGAATAGTTCCCATCTTTATAAATATGGGTAATTCATGCTAGTGCCAATATTATTTCAAGCAAAGTTACATTGATATTCGACCATATTCTTCTATAAATCATATAACTAATGCACTGTTTCAGATCACAATGATACTGGTTTCCCTATTACAAGAATAGTA
It encodes the following:
- the LOC129218465 gene encoding uncharacterized protein LOC129218465 translates to MHVLMYVSLYFFRENNNSKGTQTEGFWEIIDELNFLRKELEKCREHECNVKFAADNITNDEQMRSVTGFTKDRFVALYNFLNIEEDLVQNAKLSQSEQFFLFMVKLRTGITNEFLAILFKVSDTTVSRYFTHVVTVIYQKLSLLNIWPSRELIQSHMPEQIRAENRNCRVIVDCTEFKIQQPSNPAQQQVTFSNYKNCNTLKAMIGISPSGAITFVSDLYCGSISDKELFIRSGMLQKLEPEDMVMADKGFRIDKELQAKQCTLKTPTFLGDRIQFPVLERENNNMLSNNRVHVERAIGRIKFFKYFEGDLPYTALHNANEVFFIASNFVNFGGPLIE